One Paenibacillus sp. FSL H7-0737 DNA segment encodes these proteins:
- a CDS encoding response regulator transcription factor — MLSVLIVDDEYEIREGLRNRFHWEDYNITEVLVADDGDVALRTALEIRPALIITDIKMNRMSGLEFLSALSAEEDYKPEKIIVSGYDDFELVKQAMKIGVCDYILKPINLDELGKMVDKSIENINKKKMDHRNRQMLKNQAVFAISKMREELLKEMIEQVYDPNLEMRRYHRLQTLELEWMLKEPTMLIVVEADNLKAIENKNPHEKELILFGISNVLHQTLEEEYAHPSALYKDRYNRWIIVLGSLSHEQTDIAQGMAQLFIQRINDFVKITASAGMLTKPGNTRNLHHMYIEAVSVMEQKAVYGGNRLFTEQGLFYDGESDNLSLQNPEEMLDLVRYGSDEDITRAMDTFIEMIQSWQLTQLRDIQQKIFEWLFEVFRRGAEGTVLKSWKNNPIAVWELLEQYDTLQALREQTEVFLHEIAADFRKLSHTPSQIVSEAEKILHRDYAESLTLQIVASAVHVTPVWLSKLFKKELHMTFLEYLTDIRIKKAKEMLYDVQFKIYQISYQVGYKDPVHFSKLFKKQVGCTPKDFRRQLGIAEE, encoded by the coding sequence ATGCTTAGTGTACTTATAGTGGATGATGAATATGAGATTCGTGAAGGATTGCGAAATCGCTTTCATTGGGAGGATTACAATATTACAGAGGTTCTTGTTGCGGATGATGGTGATGTGGCCTTACGTACGGCACTTGAGATCAGGCCCGCTCTGATTATTACAGATATCAAGATGAACCGCATGTCTGGTCTTGAATTCCTTAGCGCCTTATCTGCCGAAGAGGACTATAAGCCTGAGAAGATTATTGTAAGTGGTTATGATGATTTTGAACTGGTCAAGCAGGCCATGAAAATAGGGGTATGCGATTATATTTTGAAACCAATTAATTTGGATGAACTGGGTAAAATGGTGGATAAATCGATAGAAAACATTAATAAAAAGAAGATGGATCATCGTAACCGGCAGATGCTTAAGAATCAGGCGGTCTTCGCCATCTCCAAAATGCGTGAGGAATTATTAAAGGAAATGATTGAGCAGGTTTATGATCCTAATCTTGAAATGCGTAGATACCACCGTCTTCAAACATTGGAGCTTGAATGGATGTTGAAGGAGCCTACGATGTTGATTGTCGTTGAGGCTGATAATTTAAAAGCGATAGAGAATAAGAATCCGCATGAGAAGGAACTGATTCTATTCGGGATTAGTAATGTGTTACATCAGACGCTTGAAGAGGAATACGCCCACCCTTCTGCTCTCTATAAGGACCGTTATAACCGCTGGATTATCGTGCTGGGAAGCCTTTCGCATGAGCAGACGGATATCGCACAGGGCATGGCACAGCTCTTCATTCAAAGAATCAATGATTTTGTCAAAATCACTGCTAGTGCAGGAATGCTGACTAAACCAGGGAATACAAGAAACTTGCACCATATGTATATTGAGGCAGTGAGTGTAATGGAGCAAAAGGCGGTTTATGGGGGCAACAGATTATTCACTGAGCAAGGGCTATTTTACGACGGGGAGAGTGATAACTTGTCACTTCAGAACCCGGAAGAAATGCTTGATTTAGTTCGATATGGTTCGGATGAAGATATAACAAGAGCGATGGATACCTTTATCGAGATGATACAGTCTTGGCAGCTTACACAACTTAGAGATATCCAGCAGAAAATTTTTGAATGGCTGTTCGAAGTGTTCCGGCGAGGAGCGGAGGGAACCGTCCTTAAGAGTTGGAAAAATAATCCGATCGCAGTTTGGGAGCTGTTGGAGCAATACGATACACTGCAGGCGCTTCGTGAACAAACAGAGGTTTTTCTGCATGAGATTGCTGCCGACTTTCGAAAGCTTTCGCATACACCTAGCCAAATTGTTAGCGAAGCTGAGAAGATCTTACACCGTGATTATGCTGAAAGCCTAACGCTGCAAATTGTAGCTTCTGCGGTTCACGTAACTCCGGTTTGGCTTAGTAAGTTATTTAAGAAAGAACTGCATATGACCTTTCTTGAATACTTAACAGATATTCGCATTAAAAAGGCAAAAGAAATGCTATACGATGTGCAGTTTAAAATTTATCAAATCTCCTATCAGGTCGGCTACAAAGACCCGGTGCATTTCTCAAAGCTATTCAAGAAACAGGTAGGCTGCACCCCTAAGGATTTCAGAAGACAGCTTGGAATTGCTGAAGAATAA
- a CDS encoding alpha-mannosidase yields MTGASKTVVHVISHTHWDREWYMPYEAHHVKLIETINSLIETFESDPDFKSFYLDGQTIVVEDYLQVYPEKREIIQRLCDAGKLSLGPWYILQDEFLTSGEANVRNLQIGHRDARTFGPISKIGYFPDSFGNMGQAAQILQQAGIDTAIFGRGVKATGFNNRVVDASDQESPYSELIWQSPDGSKVLGILFANWYNNGMEIPVDPDTAKSYWVHRLARTRQYASTRHLLLMNGCDHQPIQTDLSEALRVARELYPDCDFIHSNYDDYVKAVKNELPDDLTLTTGELRGQHTDGWYSLVNTASARVYIKQLNQQNQTLLEKIAEPLAAIAHGLGKAYPHGLMQYAWKTLMQNHPHDSICGCSVDEVYHEMKTRFAKSMEVGSALITDSARFISAKVDTSIFAQFGKDATAFVVYNTSGYSSSSVVTCEIEWSHRFFIQSEDPSAVFKQVSDRTHGEGYLVNSQGDRLDCTVEDLGVRFGYELPNDRFRQPYMAHALRLTFEAKSLPALGLATFAWIPAMDTAISKSSSDTLITDDFTMENEFIRVIVAQDGSFSMFDKSSDELYSGLGVYEDVGDIGNEYIFKQPEGDVAITTRGIPAEIHLTENTPYRAAFEIRHTLEVPASADEQLQQEVETMVEFRKRKSVRSQQLVPLNIVTRISLERESHALQVNTRIDNTAKDHRLRVLLPTGIKTALHYADSVFEVAERETIPAPEWENPSNCQHMQAFVDVHADGRGLTAAGKGLNEYEVLQDDEGTIALTLLRSIGELGDWGVFHTPDAQCLGVNVAEWSLIPHGGCDNRFAAYREAYRYAVPVTTAQTGIHEGTLPPVHSFLAWDGKEMAFSSLKINEDNGDLMARWYNLAYTPSNLSINTSENSLLYHSNIMEEMTSEVQTQPIPVCKAGIVTIGITPL; encoded by the coding sequence TTGACTGGAGCTAGTAAAACCGTTGTACATGTCATCTCTCATACTCACTGGGATAGAGAATGGTATATGCCCTATGAAGCCCATCACGTTAAGCTTATCGAAACTATAAATTCTTTGATTGAGACGTTTGAATCCGACCCGGATTTTAAGAGCTTTTATCTAGATGGACAAACCATAGTAGTGGAAGATTATTTGCAGGTTTATCCTGAGAAGCGTGAAATCATCCAGAGATTATGCGATGCTGGCAAGCTCTCTCTTGGGCCGTGGTATATTCTTCAAGACGAATTTCTGACAAGCGGTGAAGCTAATGTTCGCAATCTGCAAATCGGACATCGTGATGCAAGGACATTCGGTCCCATCTCTAAGATCGGCTATTTCCCGGATTCTTTTGGCAATATGGGCCAAGCTGCACAGATTCTTCAGCAAGCTGGAATCGATACAGCCATTTTCGGCAGGGGTGTGAAAGCTACTGGGTTCAACAATCGCGTGGTAGATGCCTCTGATCAGGAATCTCCTTACTCTGAGCTGATCTGGCAATCTCCTGACGGCTCCAAAGTGCTCGGTATTCTCTTTGCGAATTGGTACAACAATGGCATGGAAATTCCTGTTGATCCTGATACTGCTAAAAGCTACTGGGTCCATCGCCTTGCACGTACCAGACAATATGCTTCCACCCGACATTTACTGCTTATGAATGGATGTGATCACCAGCCCATCCAAACCGATCTTTCTGAAGCTTTACGTGTTGCGCGTGAATTATATCCAGACTGTGATTTCATTCATTCTAACTATGATGATTATGTAAAAGCCGTTAAAAATGAGCTTCCCGATGACCTAACCCTTACTACAGGGGAGCTGCGCGGGCAACATACAGACGGCTGGTACTCACTAGTAAATACTGCTTCAGCGAGGGTATACATCAAGCAGCTCAATCAACAGAACCAGACTCTTCTAGAAAAAATAGCTGAACCGCTAGCCGCTATTGCACATGGATTAGGCAAAGCTTATCCGCACGGTCTAATGCAATATGCCTGGAAGACGCTTATGCAGAACCATCCGCATGACAGTATTTGCGGTTGCAGTGTAGATGAAGTCTACCATGAGATGAAGACTCGGTTTGCAAAAAGCATGGAGGTCGGATCAGCCCTCATAACTGACAGCGCCAGATTCATTAGTGCTAAGGTCGATACCTCTATCTTCGCACAATTTGGAAAAGACGCTACTGCGTTCGTAGTTTATAATACTAGCGGCTATTCTAGCAGCAGCGTTGTGACCTGTGAAATTGAGTGGTCTCATCGTTTCTTCATTCAAAGTGAAGACCCAAGTGCCGTGTTCAAGCAAGTCTCTGACAGAACGCATGGCGAGGGCTACCTGGTCAATTCCCAAGGTGATCGATTAGACTGCACTGTTGAAGATCTGGGGGTACGCTTCGGTTACGAGCTGCCAAACGATAGATTTAGACAGCCATATATGGCGCATGCATTACGGCTAACCTTTGAGGCAAAATCGCTTCCTGCCCTAGGACTGGCAACTTTTGCTTGGATTCCCGCAATGGACACAGCGATATCGAAATCTTCAAGTGACACACTGATTACCGATGACTTCACTATGGAGAATGAATTTATTCGAGTCATAGTGGCACAAGACGGCAGCTTTTCTATGTTCGACAAAAGCAGCGATGAGCTGTACAGCGGTCTTGGTGTATACGAGGATGTCGGTGACATAGGTAATGAATACATTTTCAAACAACCCGAAGGTGATGTAGCCATAACTACACGCGGTATCCCTGCTGAGATTCACCTAACGGAGAATACCCCTTACAGAGCTGCTTTTGAAATCAGACACACCTTAGAAGTTCCAGCCTCAGCAGATGAACAGTTACAGCAGGAAGTAGAAACCATGGTTGAGTTCCGTAAGCGAAAGTCGGTCCGGTCACAGCAGCTTGTCCCTCTAAATATTGTGACTCGAATCAGTCTGGAGCGTGAAAGCCATGCATTGCAAGTTAATACTCGAATCGACAACACCGCCAAGGATCACCGTCTACGTGTTCTGCTGCCAACTGGCATTAAGACGGCGCTTCATTACGCAGATTCCGTCTTTGAAGTCGCTGAGCGCGAAACCATACCTGCACCGGAATGGGAGAACCCAAGCAACTGTCAGCATATGCAGGCGTTCGTGGATGTACATGCCGATGGTCGCGGCTTGACCGCAGCCGGTAAAGGTCTTAATGAGTACGAGGTGTTGCAGGATGATGAAGGTACAATCGCCCTAACACTCCTTCGTTCCATAGGAGAACTTGGCGACTGGGGCGTCTTTCATACCCCTGATGCTCAGTGCCTTGGCGTTAATGTAGCAGAGTGGAGCCTTATCCCACATGGCGGATGTGACAACCGCTTCGCGGCCTACCGTGAAGCCTATCGTTATGCTGTTCCTGTCACCACTGCTCAGACCGGTATTCATGAAGGAACACTTCCTCCTGTGCACAGTTTTCTGGCATGGGATGGTAAAGAAATGGCTTTTTCCAGTTTAAAAATCAATGAAGATAATGGAGATTTAATGGCACGCTGGTACAATCTTGCTTACACGCCTTCTAATCTGAGTATTAATACCAGCGAAAACTCCCTGCTATACCACAGTAATATCATGGAAGAAATGACCTCCGAGGTTCAGACACAGCCGATTCCTGTATGTAAGGCTGGGATTGTAACTATAGGAATCACGCCACTATAA
- a CDS encoding cache domain-containing sensor histidine kinase produces the protein MNRFTLRLGASLRNRIILVFFMIIIVPFLIFAYFAHIKSIEGITNTNTKISLSYLQQAAKNFEIYLNTLNDQVNTLIGNKRVQDLLIDPPANPVEEEDFTVNLLTVLYQATPQIDAFRVRVYPINPSLYPSYMNTLGEAVNITSEEWFTRSQGTVGPMWELFMPQQGKYGRPLLGYIKRFSGLYDRKPRGMVVTEVSEDHLKRYFSPTEQLKNQKLLLMNRDGTIYYDSSSNEWAGTRFPSNSFITHLQKNPAGSQTIKIDGHKYLTTYVSLDSEPWAIVSLTLLKELTGTSDEMTRLLIIFLFIYLVCCFAVVFYITVYFTQPIARLVRLMRRMEEGNFQTEALTSPRTDEVGWLYRGVGSLVQRIDVLIQEAWRSERKKKALEFQVLSHQINPHFLYNTLESIRWKAENHGRSDISEMVSALGNLLRLSLNQGKEITTLRREIEQVKAYVLIEQARMGKTIRILYSIDEDLLDFPFLRLLLQPLVENAIQHSVRTDFEKGKIIVSARREKEDMIIEIADNGKGIPQSIIDELDYEDPEEEMYTTTRRGVGLRNVNDRLKLYFGSDYKLQIQIGAQGGTRILLRHPMKVDEELSKTGEAH, from the coding sequence ATGAATCGTTTCACTCTGCGTCTGGGCGCATCGTTAAGGAACCGTATCATATTGGTATTTTTTATGATTATTATTGTGCCTTTTCTCATCTTTGCTTACTTTGCGCATATTAAGTCTATTGAAGGCATCACGAATACGAACACTAAGATCTCACTGAGCTACCTTCAGCAAGCAGCTAAAAATTTTGAGATTTATCTTAATACACTTAATGATCAGGTCAACACTCTTATCGGCAATAAACGTGTGCAAGATCTACTGATTGATCCGCCCGCCAATCCTGTTGAAGAAGAGGATTTTACTGTAAATCTACTTACAGTGCTCTATCAGGCCACTCCACAAATCGATGCTTTCCGAGTGCGAGTATATCCAATAAATCCTTCGCTGTATCCTTCTTATATGAATACATTGGGAGAAGCGGTGAATATAACTTCAGAGGAATGGTTTACGCGGTCACAAGGGACTGTAGGTCCAATGTGGGAGTTATTTATGCCACAGCAAGGCAAATATGGACGCCCTCTGCTAGGATATATTAAGCGTTTCTCAGGACTCTATGACCGTAAGCCCCGAGGTATGGTCGTTACAGAAGTTTCAGAGGATCATTTGAAGCGTTACTTCTCACCCACTGAGCAATTGAAGAATCAGAAGCTGCTACTCATGAATCGTGACGGTACTATTTATTATGACTCATCATCTAATGAATGGGCTGGTACACGATTTCCTTCGAATTCGTTCATTACCCATCTTCAAAAAAATCCGGCGGGTTCACAAACGATCAAGATTGATGGACACAAATATCTTACTACTTATGTCAGCTTAGACAGTGAGCCTTGGGCGATTGTCAGTCTGACGTTATTGAAGGAACTGACTGGAACAAGTGATGAAATGACACGTCTGCTAATCATCTTTCTGTTTATTTATCTCGTCTGCTGCTTTGCCGTTGTTTTTTACATTACGGTGTATTTCACCCAGCCTATCGCACGTCTGGTAAGGCTTATGCGGAGAATGGAGGAGGGCAATTTCCAGACAGAAGCGTTAACTTCGCCAAGAACAGATGAAGTAGGCTGGTTGTATCGAGGCGTCGGAAGTCTTGTCCAGCGGATTGACGTTTTGATCCAGGAAGCTTGGCGTTCCGAGCGGAAGAAGAAGGCTCTGGAGTTTCAGGTGCTCAGCCACCAGATCAACCCACATTTTCTCTATAATACGCTTGAATCTATTCGGTGGAAGGCAGAAAACCATGGCCGCAGCGACATTAGTGAAATGGTATCTGCACTGGGAAATCTACTTCGGCTCAGTCTGAATCAAGGGAAGGAGATCACCACGCTGCGGCGTGAGATTGAGCAAGTTAAAGCTTATGTGCTGATCGAACAGGCCCGAATGGGCAAAACAATCCGGATTTTATATTCCATAGATGAAGATTTGCTGGATTTTCCATTCCTTCGCCTGCTGCTACAACCTCTAGTAGAAAATGCAATCCAACATAGTGTACGGACTGACTTCGAGAAGGGGAAGATCATTGTGTCTGCGAGACGTGAAAAGGAAGATATGATCATCGAGATTGCGGATAATGGAAAAGGCATTCCACAAAGTATCATTGACGAGCTGGATTATGAAGATCCTGAGGAGGAAATGTATACAACTACTCGGAGAGGTGTGGGCTTGCGCAATGTGAACGACCGTCTGAAGCTGTATTTTGGCTCTGACTATAAGCTACAGATTCAGATCGGAGCACAAGGAGGGACCCGTATTTTATTGCGACACCCTATGAAGGTAGACGAAGAATTGTCCAAAACAGGTGAGGCCCATTAA
- a CDS encoding ABC transporter permease: protein MKLNGVFKELYKNRTLLLMFLPVGVLFLLFNYLPLAGLVIAFKNFDFSKGIFGSDWMDPLFSNFDYVFSSPVAFRAIRNTILLNALFIAIGLVFEVGFALLLNEMRNKYFKRITQSLTFLPFFISWIVVGVFAYNLMNYENGAINRFLEYLNLQPIDFYSRAELWPAILTIAARWKITGYGTIIYLAALTSIDSSYYEAASIDGASRWQQIRYISIPMLRPTIIILTLLAVGRIMNADFGMFYAMVGDASLLFPTTDVIDTFVYRSLRKSGDIGMASAAGFLQSFVAFFLVLGSNYAARKIDKDSAIF from the coding sequence ATGAAACTAAACGGAGTGTTCAAGGAACTGTACAAAAATCGCACCTTGCTGCTCATGTTCTTACCAGTCGGGGTACTGTTCTTGCTCTTTAACTATCTACCGCTGGCTGGTCTTGTAATCGCCTTCAAGAATTTTGATTTCTCCAAAGGGATTTTTGGAAGTGATTGGATGGACCCACTGTTCAGCAACTTTGACTATGTATTCTCTTCTCCGGTGGCATTCCGGGCCATCCGCAACACGATCCTATTAAATGCTCTCTTTATAGCAATAGGGCTCGTTTTTGAAGTTGGGTTTGCTCTCCTATTGAATGAAATGCGCAATAAGTATTTCAAACGAATTACGCAATCCTTGACCTTTTTACCGTTCTTTATCTCATGGATTGTTGTAGGTGTATTCGCTTATAATCTGATGAACTATGAGAATGGAGCGATAAATCGCTTCCTGGAGTACCTAAATCTTCAACCGATTGACTTCTATAGTAGAGCCGAGCTGTGGCCGGCTATCCTAACCATTGCTGCCCGCTGGAAAATCACTGGCTATGGCACAATTATCTATTTGGCCGCGTTAACCTCTATTGACAGTTCCTATTATGAAGCTGCTTCCATTGATGGAGCATCTAGATGGCAGCAGATCAGGTACATCAGTATTCCTATGCTGCGGCCAACGATTATCATCCTGACGCTACTAGCAGTAGGTAGAATTATGAATGCTGATTTTGGGATGTTCTACGCCATGGTAGGTGACGCTTCGCTACTCTTTCCAACCACAGATGTTATTGACACCTTTGTCTATCGGAGCCTGCGTAAATCTGGTGATATTGGGATGGCTTCCGCTGCGGGCTTTCTACAGTCCTTTGTTGCCTTCTTCCTAGTCCTTGGGAGTAACTATGCGGCACGCAAAATCGACAAAGACTCAGCGATATTCTAA
- a CDS encoding carbohydrate ABC transporter permease gives MSARKFSFSQFLIALVIGLFSLACLFPFLMVISGSLSTEKDIMQYGYSIWPKTITFDSYRILLLGSNRIFEAYGVSTFVTVVGTILSLFLTSMGAYVMARRSFKYRNILSIFVIITMLFSGGLVPWYIVIVRYLHLKDTIWALILPSLGNAFNMFLIRNFMLSIPEDLHESAKMDGAGEFRIYSRLIMPLALPVLATVGLFVALGYWNDWFLGLMFVDKQELQPLQLLLRTLISNVDFLKNSGNAAAMQRISAQIPSESIKMALTVITIGPIIFLYPFLQRYFVKGLMVGAVKG, from the coding sequence ATGTCAGCAAGAAAATTCTCTTTCAGCCAGTTCCTAATCGCTTTGGTCATCGGCCTATTCAGTCTGGCCTGCCTGTTCCCGTTCCTCATGGTGATCTCAGGCTCGCTTAGTACGGAAAAAGATATTATGCAGTACGGCTATTCTATATGGCCGAAGACGATAACATTTGATTCCTATCGTATTTTACTTCTTGGCTCTAATCGAATCTTTGAAGCGTACGGAGTCAGCACATTCGTCACTGTTGTCGGAACTATTTTGTCGCTCTTCTTAACGAGCATGGGCGCTTATGTAATGGCAAGACGTTCTTTTAAATATAGGAATATTCTTTCTATCTTTGTCATCATCACCATGCTCTTCAGTGGGGGATTGGTTCCCTGGTATATCGTTATCGTCAGATACCTGCATTTGAAAGATACGATTTGGGCGCTTATTCTTCCATCGCTGGGGAATGCCTTCAATATGTTTCTTATTCGAAACTTTATGCTCTCTATTCCAGAGGATCTGCATGAATCGGCCAAAATGGACGGTGCAGGTGAATTCAGAATCTATTCTAGGCTGATCATGCCACTGGCTCTACCAGTTCTAGCGACTGTTGGCTTGTTCGTAGCTCTCGGGTATTGGAACGACTGGTTTCTCGGGTTAATGTTCGTCGATAAGCAAGAGCTTCAACCCCTGCAACTCCTTCTGCGAACATTGATCTCTAATGTCGATTTCTTGAAGAACTCTGGAAATGCGGCAGCGATGCAGCGGATTTCAGCTCAGATTCCTTCCGAGTCTATCAAAATGGCGCTAACAGTTATAACCATTGGACCTATTATTTTCTTGTATCCATTCCTGCAACGTTATTTCGTTAAAGGTCTTATGGTTGGAGCAGTTAAAGGTTAA
- a CDS encoding extracellular solute-binding protein has protein sequence MRKRMGRFQIVLIAMLMLGLIMSACSSSGGNTSSNETNQNKGNTGSNTEPAKGEDEVTLKFYFGGDKKAATDEVWSKISDYVKSKGLNVKFSVNFIPFGDFKEKMLVMAASGDNWDMNFDGDWLSYKQMAAKGSYMALNDLLPKYAPNLEKKYVEQGTLGAATVNGQIVGLPWTMKMNERKFAGWRSDLAEKAGINIAPDSIQTIEDVDNLLRELKKAYPNEKLSRTTPLSLYYIRDEWVDLNFHGLGFYLSDPKITIQSVEQQPFFLEASLLAKKWYDDKLINRDAMIDKEGAEDQWRNGKLLFTVTSHEWAYADPGFSDASYKQGMSLMYPDKKYVNRTALANVVAINVNSKNPDRVLRFLDMVETDQTLYDLLQYGIEGKTYVLNGEAADYPEGMQSSTSNYMEWGGQWAFWKPQYMRPTTTYAKDFWVKEADFANQPYNVNSPIDGLFIAEDAMKNELAKRDQATDEISRPIEYGMVKDVNKAVADYVETQKKNGLDKIITETQKQIDAYLAAKK, from the coding sequence ATGCGCAAACGCATGGGTAGATTTCAGATCGTCCTGATAGCAATGCTAATGCTAGGACTGATTATGTCCGCATGTAGCTCGAGTGGCGGAAATACTTCGTCCAATGAAACGAATCAAAACAAGGGCAACACCGGTTCTAACACAGAGCCTGCGAAAGGTGAAGATGAAGTTACACTCAAATTCTATTTCGGTGGGGACAAAAAGGCGGCCACGGACGAGGTTTGGTCCAAGATTAGTGATTACGTGAAATCCAAAGGCCTAAACGTTAAGTTCTCCGTAAATTTCATACCATTTGGCGACTTCAAGGAAAAAATGCTCGTGATGGCCGCGTCCGGGGATAACTGGGATATGAACTTTGATGGAGATTGGCTCTCCTATAAACAAATGGCTGCAAAAGGTTCTTACATGGCCTTAAATGATCTGCTCCCGAAATATGCGCCTAATCTTGAGAAGAAATATGTAGAACAAGGAACATTAGGAGCCGCAACGGTTAACGGACAAATCGTAGGACTTCCATGGACAATGAAAATGAATGAACGTAAATTTGCTGGATGGCGTTCAGATCTGGCTGAAAAAGCAGGCATTAACATCGCTCCGGATTCTATTCAAACGATTGAAGATGTCGACAATCTGCTTCGTGAGCTGAAAAAAGCTTATCCGAACGAGAAGCTTTCCCGTACTACACCACTATCTTTGTATTATATCCGCGATGAATGGGTAGATCTCAACTTCCATGGTTTAGGCTTCTATCTGAGTGATCCGAAAATTACTATTCAATCTGTTGAACAACAGCCTTTCTTCCTCGAAGCTTCTCTTTTGGCAAAGAAATGGTATGACGACAAACTGATCAACAGAGATGCCATGATTGATAAAGAAGGAGCAGAAGATCAGTGGAGAAACGGTAAATTGCTCTTTACTGTAACATCACATGAATGGGCTTATGCTGATCCAGGCTTCTCTGATGCTTCCTATAAACAAGGGATGTCGCTCATGTATCCAGACAAAAAGTATGTCAACCGTACAGCACTTGCTAATGTTGTAGCCATCAATGTAAACTCCAAGAATCCAGATCGGGTACTTCGTTTCCTTGATATGGTGGAGACTGACCAAACGCTATATGATTTGTTGCAATACGGTATCGAAGGCAAAACCTATGTCCTGAATGGTGAAGCTGCGGATTATCCGGAAGGCATGCAGTCTTCTACGAGTAATTACATGGAGTGGGGTGGACAATGGGCGTTCTGGAAACCTCAATACATGCGTCCAACAACAACTTATGCTAAAGATTTCTGGGTGAAAGAAGCCGATTTTGCTAATCAGCCGTACAATGTGAATTCCCCGATTGACGGTCTGTTTATTGCTGAAGATGCTATGAAGAATGAATTAGCTAAACGCGATCAAGCCACCGATGAGATCAGCAGACCAATTGAATACGGTATGGTGAAAGATGTTAACAAAGCTGTAGCCGATTATGTGGAGACTCAAAAGAAAAACGGACTTGATAAAATTATTACTGAAACTCAGAAACAAATAGACGCTTATCTTGCTGCCAAAAAATAA
- a CDS encoding enolase C-terminal domain-like protein, whose product MAKITGVECIRTRHDGSWTIVKVTTDQDGLYGIGSASDLYNPEAVVQVVEQLLAPLLKGRDPANIEDLWHLMHMSGYWRNGAILNTAIGGIDMALWDIKGKEANLPVYQLLGGACRSAVPCYGHAGGNDITELKEDVYKFIEEGYTVIRVQMGGYGGGGFVSGKEAKLPVHPWSSGPVFDEHAYLNAIPDMFEKLRVEFGSGVQFTHDVHEHLSPIHAIQLSKRLEPYSLFYLEDAIAPEQIGWYRQLRQQSATPQAVGELFVNPQEWTGLMQEKLIDFIRVRVSKAGGISACRKIAALGEIYGVRTAWQEGGENDPVNQAAAVHLDMALWNFGIQEINHFKQEELEAFPGHIVRQGGYLYPSDKPGLGIDIDEVQAKSLLREQWSSSQYHRPYPLDRKADGTLVRP is encoded by the coding sequence ATGGCAAAAATAACAGGTGTAGAATGCATCCGCACCAGACATGATGGAAGCTGGACAATTGTGAAAGTAACGACGGATCAGGATGGATTGTATGGGATTGGTTCCGCATCAGATTTGTATAATCCTGAGGCTGTAGTTCAAGTTGTTGAGCAACTGCTTGCACCACTTCTAAAGGGTCGTGATCCGGCAAATATTGAAGACCTCTGGCATCTTATGCATATGAGTGGTTATTGGAGAAACGGTGCGATTCTTAATACGGCTATCGGTGGTATTGATATGGCCTTGTGGGATATCAAAGGTAAAGAAGCGAACCTGCCAGTCTATCAGCTTCTGGGAGGTGCCTGCCGTTCGGCGGTCCCTTGTTATGGCCATGCTGGTGGCAATGATATCACAGAGCTCAAGGAAGATGTCTATAAATTCATTGAGGAAGGTTACACAGTGATTCGTGTCCAGATGGGAGGATACGGCGGCGGTGGGTTTGTCAGCGGGAAGGAAGCGAAGCTTCCTGTCCATCCTTGGAGCAGTGGTCCTGTATTTGACGAGCATGCTTATCTGAATGCCATTCCTGACATGTTCGAGAAGCTTCGTGTGGAATTTGGATCCGGCGTTCAGTTCACTCATGATGTTCATGAGCACCTCTCGCCTATACATGCGATTCAACTCTCAAAACGCTTAGAGCCTTACAGTCTTTTCTACTTAGAGGATGCAATAGCACCAGAGCAGATTGGTTGGTACCGCCAGCTTCGGCAACAGAGCGCAACACCGCAGGCTGTGGGTGAGTTATTTGTGAACCCGCAGGAATGGACAGGGCTTATGCAGGAGAAACTGATTGATTTTATTAGGGTACGAGTTTCCAAGGCAGGGGGCATCAGTGCCTGTCGTAAAATAGCCGCATTGGGTGAAATCTACGGTGTCCGCACGGCTTGGCAAGAAGGAGGAGAAAATGATCCAGTGAACCAGGCAGCTGCAGTTCATCTGGATATGGCACTCTGGAACTTCGGCATCCAGGAAATTAATCATTTCAAGCAGGAAGAATTAGAAGCTTTTCCAGGACATATCGTCAGACAAGGTGGGTACCTGTACCCCTCTGACAAACCGGGATTAGGTATTGATATCGATGAAGTGCAGGCTAAATCTCTTCTCAGAGAACAATGGAGTTCTAGTCAATATCACCGGCCTTATCCTCTGGACCGTAAAGCAGACGGAACATTGGTACGCCCTTAG